The proteins below come from a single Roseiflexus sp. RS-1 genomic window:
- a CDS encoding SpoVR family protein, protein MKSTRLPPELQAAWEEIEAYAKEYGLDFFPIIYEVLDYRTLYETAALGGFPIRYPHWRFGMEYDQLIKGHVWLGSTIYEMVINTNPSYAYLLEGNEMVTQKMVMAHVAAHVDFFKNNMWFAHTNRKMLDEMANHAARVQRMIDRYGYETVEEFIDICLSLENLIDYHAPYIKRPEAQTHQSVLAEDEPPVVEGLPVERSYMRDYINPPEFLEQQRKRLEAERARHKKFPEHPQKDVLLFLMNYAPLERWQHSILEIVRDEAYYFAPQGMTKILNEGWASYWHSEIMTRRALRDDELIDFADHHSGVVAVHPGRLNPYKLGLELLRDIEHRWNTGRFGKEYEECEDLAEKLNWDKQLGLGRQKLFEIRRLYNDVTFIDEFLTPEFVMQQKLFTFRYNRDTDMYEIASREFKEIKEKLLFRLTNFGQPFIYVEDGNYNNRGELYLRHRYEGVELKMDYARDTMRNIQRIWTRPVHLETVVDEKRRLITFDGRDFSERKMD, encoded by the coding sequence ATGAAGAGTACTCGTCTTCCACCAGAGTTGCAGGCAGCGTGGGAGGAGATCGAAGCCTATGCGAAAGAGTATGGGCTTGATTTCTTCCCCATCATTTATGAGGTGCTCGACTACCGCACGCTCTACGAGACGGCGGCGTTGGGAGGGTTTCCCATCCGCTATCCCCACTGGCGCTTCGGGATGGAGTATGACCAGCTCATAAAGGGCCACGTCTGGCTTGGCTCGACGATCTATGAGATGGTGATCAATACCAATCCGTCGTATGCGTACCTGCTCGAAGGCAACGAGATGGTGACGCAGAAGATGGTCATGGCGCATGTTGCGGCGCATGTCGATTTCTTCAAGAACAATATGTGGTTCGCGCATACGAATCGCAAGATGCTTGACGAAATGGCGAACCACGCCGCCCGCGTGCAGCGCATGATCGATCGCTACGGCTATGAGACGGTCGAAGAGTTTATCGATATCTGTCTCTCGCTCGAAAATCTGATCGACTATCACGCGCCGTATATCAAACGCCCCGAAGCGCAGACCCATCAGTCGGTGCTGGCGGAAGATGAGCCGCCGGTGGTGGAGGGGTTGCCGGTTGAGCGTAGTTACATGCGCGATTATATCAACCCGCCGGAGTTCCTCGAACAGCAGCGGAAACGTCTCGAAGCGGAGCGCGCCCGCCATAAGAAGTTCCCGGAACATCCGCAGAAGGACGTGCTCCTCTTCCTTATGAATTATGCGCCGCTGGAACGCTGGCAGCATTCCATCCTCGAAATTGTGCGCGATGAAGCATATTACTTCGCCCCCCAGGGGATGACGAAGATACTCAACGAGGGTTGGGCCAGTTACTGGCACTCGGAGATTATGACGCGCCGGGCGCTGCGCGATGATGAACTGATCGATTTTGCCGACCATCATTCCGGCGTGGTGGCGGTGCACCCCGGTCGTCTCAATCCATATAAGCTCGGTCTTGAATTGCTGCGCGATATCGAGCATCGCTGGAATACCGGACGCTTCGGGAAGGAGTATGAGGAGTGTGAAGACCTGGCTGAGAAACTGAACTGGGATAAGCAACTCGGTTTGGGGCGGCAGAAACTGTTCGAGATACGTCGCCTCTACAACGATGTGACGTTCATTGATGAGTTCCTGACTCCTGAGTTCGTGATGCAGCAGAAGCTCTTTACATTCCGCTACAATCGTGATACAGATATGTATGAGATCGCGTCGCGCGAGTTCAAGGAGATCAAGGAGAAACTCCTGTTCCGCCTGACGAATTTCGGTCAACCGTTCATCTATGTCGAGGATGGCAATTACAATAATCGCGGTGAACTCTATCTGCGCCATCGCTATGAGGGGGTCGAGTTGAAGATGGATTATGCCCGTGATACGATGCGCAATATCCAGCGTATCTGGACGCGCCCGGTGCACCTCGAGACGGTGGTGGACGAGAAGCGGCGGTTGATTACGTTCGACGGACGCGATTTCTCGGAACGGAAGATGGATTGA
- a CDS encoding DUF444 family protein, producing the protein MSIHRVERDLNRFRQIVRGKIKKDLRKYMSQGEMIGRQGRKYVSIPLPQIDLPQFRYGTRQGGGVGQGDGNVGDPIAQGDGQSGQGEAGSEPGQHIIEVDVTLEELAQILGEELQLPNIQPKGKKNIISQKDRYSGIRRVGPDSLRHFKRTYREALKRQISSGEYNIADPIVVPIRQDMRFRSWKETLQPESNAVIIYMMDVSGSMGAEQKELVRITAFWIETWLRSQYKAIDIRYIVHDAAAKEVDQETFYHIREGGGTKISSAYKLCNKLIDERYPADEWNIYPFHFSDGDNWGGGDTRECIELLRTQLLPKVNQFCYGQVRSLYGSGRFAHDLEEHLGKHDGLVISEIADRDDIYDAIKDFLGKGR; encoded by the coding sequence ATGTCGATACACCGCGTTGAGCGCGATCTGAACCGCTTTCGCCAGATTGTGCGCGGCAAGATCAAAAAAGACCTGCGAAAATACATGTCGCAGGGCGAAATGATCGGTCGCCAGGGGCGTAAGTATGTCTCGATCCCGCTGCCGCAGATCGATCTGCCGCAGTTTCGCTACGGCACGCGCCAGGGCGGTGGCGTCGGTCAGGGCGATGGGAATGTCGGCGACCCGATCGCGCAGGGCGATGGGCAGTCGGGTCAGGGTGAGGCCGGATCCGAACCAGGGCAGCATATCATCGAGGTTGATGTCACCCTGGAGGAATTGGCGCAGATCCTCGGCGAGGAACTGCAATTACCCAACATTCAGCCGAAAGGCAAAAAGAACATCATTTCGCAGAAAGACCGCTACTCCGGCATTCGTCGCGTCGGACCGGACTCGCTGCGGCATTTCAAGCGCACGTACCGCGAGGCGCTCAAACGTCAGATTTCGTCGGGCGAATACAACATCGCCGATCCGATTGTGGTGCCGATCCGACAGGATATGCGCTTCCGTTCCTGGAAGGAAACGCTCCAACCCGAGTCGAATGCCGTCATCATCTATATGATGGACGTCAGCGGCTCGATGGGCGCCGAGCAGAAGGAACTGGTGCGCATCACGGCATTCTGGATCGAAACCTGGCTGCGCTCGCAGTACAAAGCGATCGATATTCGCTACATCGTGCACGACGCTGCGGCGAAGGAGGTCGATCAGGAGACGTTCTACCATATTCGTGAGGGGGGCGGCACGAAGATCAGTTCGGCGTACAAACTGTGCAACAAACTGATCGATGAGCGCTATCCCGCCGATGAGTGGAACATCTATCCCTTCCACTTCTCCGACGGCGACAACTGGGGCGGGGGCGATACCCGCGAATGTATTGAATTGCTGCGCACCCAACTCCTTCCCAAAGTCAACCAGTTCTGCTATGGTCAGGTGCGTTCGCTGTATGGATCCGGTCGCTTCGCCCATGACCTGGAGGAGCACCTGGGCAAGCACGATGGGCTGGTGATCTCGGAGATCGCCGATCGCGACGATATCTACGACGCGATCAAGGACTTTCTCGGCAAGGGAAGGTAG